Proteins co-encoded in one Clarias gariepinus isolate MV-2021 ecotype Netherlands chromosome 13, CGAR_prim_01v2, whole genome shotgun sequence genomic window:
- the ahi1 gene encoding jouberin isoform X1, whose translation MPAGQSDVRAKPRTYIDEVLRRHTNPPLQKKKPKQQSEQLQQNVELQTLKKNLSKHTEEDETILNNTYDPVQGSPRYTKNRRRENEVFKKANISHVGEEMSTASSGRKRSKRALPPPPSIQDEDESEKNALWSETKPSTGADSVQKRKGKKGKSRGGDDAGDTRAESENKDDLLQEYQRQIMQEEQAAIQKPQHKKPSERLQEVVVLNNEFEKKKKKRNLKESKKDESELPSSSHQNRMDLAADKTKSKDDFQKDISEEEKEDIVKPIGKKKKKRKQDVTVEDNQAEVDALPRQAFDDSLVLGVYVHRTDRLKTDLLVSHPMVKVHVVDEITGQYVKKEDCHRRVSSFYEQENVEHVLPIITQPFDFKKQKSIVPEWEEQIIFNERFSYFIQQNDEAPKVILFFEILEFMSMEEAKANASADLSERGFRKIAWAFLKLVGTNGVLNVSSKLRLQLYSPPPRARKTPQTLEVFQWWSKYPWNRYASTLYVTVKGLKLPEHVDPSIRSMMALQQERGSTSYTELHSELAQNTFTQLLESKADAIKWSRLPGQVCRIPNKPMLSFRGGQMGCFTLCFSHEGRVMAAACADRDAFPVIVYEIPSGKVLASFNGHLSIVYDLCWSRDDACLLSASSDGTVRVWNVERLQGLAQKILPHPSFVYTAQYHPQAQSLVVTGGYDGLLRVWNLDVRDVNGQLLQEFEGHKTFINALCFDSEGSRMFSGDNAGLIIVWSTKVEDGPWHAAACLWKIDKEIKESELNGIPISSLEVHPNGRRLLIHAKDSVLRVMDLRIFAIKKYIGATNYRERINSTFTPCGNFIFSGSEDGLAYVWNAETGDQVAMYSELCYPTALRGVAFHPHEHLVAFCAFGQNQPIQLYVYDRKVTQLELESIKVPNRSDAAVSKTLRNQTETLALQDSSASGVDRFASAARVSLKMQRVKQKLDSVLEPHHSTSGTEYLYEHGSMSQLGRGSFQEASGQASDMFIIIQHQSGIQLVICLTVFQGLHTSLPAPSLLSPHSNLQLSSSLGAQLIPQATLSSQTFGATAFGHSIRRIPSVKQRSLPDHEFQLQVEADIEQAQQTVVTLYDYKANRSDELTLRRGDVIHVLHKDNDNWWFGYLASGHRGYFPAAYVADQKGFDEDLSRAIEAQPGPSEQINQGVNRVPSSKLSAAVSSSGELKIISEQDTDAEASSVKTKKKKKKVKKSELSCDLPPTPSADPDTSGASTRKKRPLPQLGQTHRSFKFDATNQEQVSDRGDN comes from the exons ATGCCGGCAG GTCAGAGTGATGTGAGAGCAAAGCCAAGAACCTACATAGATGAAGTCTTAAGGAGACATACCAATCCtcctttacaaaagaaaaagccCAAGCAACAATCTGAGCAGCTGCAGCAGAATGTGGAG CTTCAGACCTTAAAGAAAAACCTGTCCAAACACACAGAGGAAGATGAGACTATTCTCAATAACACATATGACCCTGTCCAGGGCAGCCCAAGGTACACGAAGAACAGACGCAGAGAGAACGAGGTGTTCAAGAAGGCCAACATCAGTCATGTGGGTGAGGAAATGTCCACTGCAAGCTCAGGAAGAAAGAGAAGCAAAAGAGCACTCCCTCCACCACCGTCTATTCAAGATGAAGACGAGAGTGAAAAGAATGCCCTGTGGTCTGAAACGAAACCTTCTACTGGGGCAGATTCAGTGCAGAAGAGGAAGGGTAAAAAAGGGAAGAGTAGAGGAGGCGATGATGCCGGTGATACCAGAGCAGAGTCTGAAAACAAAGATGATCTCCTTCAGGAGTATCAGCGACAGATTATGCAGGAGGAGCAAGCGGCTATACAGAAACCCCAACATAAGAAACCGAGTGAAAGGCTTCAAGAAGTAGTCGTGTTAAACAATGAAtttgaaaagaagaagaaaaagaggaatctgaaagaaagtaaaaaagatgAAAG tgaACTTCCCTCGTCAAGTCACCAAAATCGGATGGATTTAGCAGCTGATAAAACTAAATCAAAGGATGACTTTCAAAAGGATATCTCAGAGGAGGAGAAAGAAGACATAGTCAAGCCTataggcaaaaagaaaaagaagagaaagcaAG ACGTAACAGTAGAGGACAATCAGGCAGAAGTGGATGCACTCCCTCGTCAAGCCTTTGATGACAGCCTGGTGCTGGGAGTTTATGTTCACCGTACAGACCGACTCAAGACGGACCTTCTGGTGTCCCATCCCATGGTCAAAGTCCATGTTGTGGATGAAATAACTGGACAGTATGTCAAGAAAGAGGACTG CCATCGTCGAGTGTCTTCCTTTTACGAACAGGAGAATGTCGAGCATGTCCTTCCCATTATAACTCAGCCTTTTGACTTTAAGAAACAGAAGTCAATCGTTCCTGAGTGGGAGGAGCAGATCATCTTTAATGAGCGCTTCAGTTATTTTATCCAACAGAATGATGAAGCTCCAAAGGTCATCCTTTTTTTCGAG atacTTGAATTCATGAGCATGGAGGAAGCAAAGGCAAATGCCTCAGCTGACTTAAGCGAGCGAGGATTTCGCAAGATTGCTTGGGCTTTTTTGAAG cTTGTTGGGACCAATGGTGTGCTGAATGTTAGCAGCAAACTGCGCCTCCAGCTGTACAGCCCTCCACCAAGAGCTAGGAAGACTCCCCAAACACTCGAGGTGTTTCAGTGGTGGTCGAAATACCCCTGGAACAGATATGCCTCCACTCTTTATGTCACAGTGAAAGGCCTCAAACTACCAGAACAT GTGGACCCCAGCATACGCTCAATGATGGCTCTGCAGCAGGAGAGGGGCAGCACCTCATACACTGAGCTCCACTCTGAACTGGCTCAGAACACTTTCACCCAGCTGTTGGAGAGCAAAGCAGATGCCATAAAATGGAGCCGGCTGCCTGGACAG GTGTGTCGTATCCCAAACAAGCCGATGCTGTCATTCCGTGGAGGTCAGATGGGCTGCTTCACTCTATGTTTCTCTCATGAGGGCAGGGTCATGGCTGCTGCTTGTGCAGACAGAGATGCGTTCCCCGTTATAG tGTATGAAATCCCCTCAGGCAAAGTCCTAGCATCGTTTAATGGCCACCTCAGTATCGTCTATGATCTCTGCTGGAGCAGAGATGACGCATGTCTTCTGTCGGCATCCTCCGACGGAACAGTCAG AGTGTGGAACGTTGAAAGACTGCAGGGACTTGCTCAGAAGATCCTCCCCCACCCATCGTTTGTATACACTGCCCAATATCACCCTCAGGCCCAAAGCCTGGTGGTAACAGGGGGCTATGACGGTCTGCTTCGAGTCTGGAATTTAGATGTTAGAGACGTGAATGGACAACTCCTGCAAGAGTTTGAGGGACACAAGACTTTCATCAATGCACTGTGTTTTGATAGTGAAG GGAGCAGGATGTTTTCTGGAGACAATGCTGGCCTAATAATTGTATGGAGTACCAAAGTAGAGGATGGACCATGGCATGCAGCAGCATGTTTGTGGAAAATTGACAAA GAAATAAAGGAAAGTGAACTGAACGGAATTCCTATCAGCTCACTAGAAGTCCATCCAAATGGACGGCGTCTTCTGATCCATGCCAAGGACAGTGTTTTGCGAGTGATGGATTTGAGAAT CTTTgctataaagaaatatataggTGCCACAAATTACAGGGAGAGGATCAATAGTACCTTTACACCATGTGGAAACTTTATCTTCTCAGGCAGTGAGGATGGACTTGCCTATGTGTGGAACGCTGAGACTG GTGATCAAGTGGCGATGTACTCAGAGCTGTGCTACCCGACTGCTCTCCGTGGAGTGGCTTTCCATCCTCATGAGCACTTGGTGGCGTTTTGTGCCTTTGGGCAAAATCAACCAATTCAGTTATACGTGTATGACCGAAAAG TTACTCAGTTGGAGCTGGAGAGTATAAAAGTGCCGAACAGGTCTGACGCTGCTGTGAGTAAAACATTGAGGAATCAGACCGAGACTCTTGCGCTCCAGGATTCTTCAGCTTCTGGGGTGGACCGATTCGCCAGTGCTGCTCGCGTGTCCCTTAAGATGCAGCGCGTTAAACAGAAATTAGACTCAGTTCTG GAGCCACATCACAGTACCTCTGGCACGGAGTACCTCTATGAACATG GCAGCATGTCTCAGTTGGGGCGGGGCTCATTCCAAGAGGCAAGTGGACAAGCGTCagatatgtttataataattcaACATCAATCAGGAATCCAACTGGTAATTTGTCTTACTGTGTTTCAGGGTCTGCATACGTCTCTCCCTGCTCCATCTCTGCTGTCTCCTCACTCCAACCTGCAGCTGTCCAGCTCACTTGGTGCTCAGCTAATTCCTCAGGCCACGCTCAGCTCACAAACAT TTGGCGCCACTGCTTTCGGGCATTCCATTAGAAGAATACCATCAGTAAAGCAAAGG AGTCTACCAGATCATGAATTTCAATTACAAGTTGAGGCCGATATTGAACAAGCCCAGCAGACG GTTGTGACCCTGTACGACTACAAGGCCAATCGTTCAGATGAGCTGACATTACGGCGCGGTGATGTGATCCATGTGCTGCACAAAGACAATGACAACTGGTGGTTCGGATACTTAGCCAGTGGACATCGGGGCTACTTCCCAGCTGCCTATGTGGCTGATCAAA AGGGATTTGATGAAGACCTCTCACGGGCAATAGAGGCACAACCTGGACCCTCTGAGCAAATAAATCAAGGAGTTAACAGAGTCCCATCCAGCAAG TTGTCTGCAGCTGTCAGTTCATCTGGAGAGCTGAAGATCATTTCTGAGCAGGACACTGATGCTGAAGCATCTTCTGTCAA aactaaaaagaaaaagaagaaggtgAAGAAAAGTGAGCTTTCTTGTGATCTTCCACCAACCCCATCAGCAGATCCTGACACTTCTGGAGCTTCTACCAGGAAAAAGAGACCTCTTCCCCAATTAGGACAAACCCACAGATCTTTCAAATTTGATGCTACGAATCAGGAGCAAGTGTCAGATCGGGGTGACAATTAA
- the ahi1 gene encoding jouberin isoform X2 translates to MPAGQSDVRAKPRTYIDEVLRRHTNPPLQKKKPKQQSEQLQQNVELQTLKKNLSKHTEEDETILNNTYDPVQGSPRYTKNRRRENEVFKKANISHVGEEMSTASSGRKRSKRALPPPPSIQDEDESEKNALWSETKPSTGADSVQKRKGKKGKSRGGDDAGDTRAESENKDDLLQEYQRQIMQEEQAAIQKPQHKKPSERLQEVVVLNNEFEKKKKKRNLKESKKDESELPSSSHQNRMDLAADKTKSKDDFQKDISEEEKEDIVKPIGKKKKKRKQDVTVEDNQAEVDALPRQAFDDSLVLGVYVHRTDRLKTDLLVSHPMVKVHVVDEITGQYVKKEDCHRRVSSFYEQENVEHVLPIITQPFDFKKQKSIVPEWEEQIIFNERFSYFIQQNDEAPKVILFFEILEFMSMEEAKANASADLSERGFRKIAWAFLKLVGTNGVLNVSSKLRLQLYSPPPRARKTPQTLEVFQWWSKYPWNRYASTLYVTVKGLKLPEHVDPSIRSMMALQQERGSTSYTELHSELAQNTFTQLLESKADAIKWSRLPGQVCRIPNKPMLSFRGGQMGCFTLCFSHEGRVMAAACADRDAFPVIVYEIPSGKVLASFNGHLSIVYDLCWSRDDACLLSASSDGTVRVWNVERLQGLAQKILPHPSFVYTAQYHPQAQSLVVTGGYDGLLRVWNLDVRDVNGQLLQEFEGHKTFINALCFDSEGSRMFSGDNAGLIIVWSTKVEDGPWHAAACLWKIDKEIKESELNGIPISSLEVHPNGRRLLIHAKDSVLRVMDLRIFAIKKYIGATNYRERINSTFTPCGNFIFSGSEDGLAYVWNAETGDQVAMYSELCYPTALRGVAFHPHEHLVAFCAFGQNQPIQLYVYDRKVTQLELESIKVPNRSDAAVSKTLRNQTETLALQDSSASGVDRFASAARVSLKMQRVKQKLDSVLEPHHSTSGTEYLYEHGSMSQLGRGSFQEGLHTSLPAPSLLSPHSNLQLSSSLGAQLIPQATLSSQTFGATAFGHSIRRIPSVKQRSLPDHEFQLQVEADIEQAQQTVVTLYDYKANRSDELTLRRGDVIHVLHKDNDNWWFGYLASGHRGYFPAAYVADQKGFDEDLSRAIEAQPGPSEQINQGVNRVPSSKLSAAVSSSGELKIISEQDTDAEASSVKTKKKKKKVKKSELSCDLPPTPSADPDTSGASTRKKRPLPQLGQTHRSFKFDATNQEQVSDRGDN, encoded by the exons ATGCCGGCAG GTCAGAGTGATGTGAGAGCAAAGCCAAGAACCTACATAGATGAAGTCTTAAGGAGACATACCAATCCtcctttacaaaagaaaaagccCAAGCAACAATCTGAGCAGCTGCAGCAGAATGTGGAG CTTCAGACCTTAAAGAAAAACCTGTCCAAACACACAGAGGAAGATGAGACTATTCTCAATAACACATATGACCCTGTCCAGGGCAGCCCAAGGTACACGAAGAACAGACGCAGAGAGAACGAGGTGTTCAAGAAGGCCAACATCAGTCATGTGGGTGAGGAAATGTCCACTGCAAGCTCAGGAAGAAAGAGAAGCAAAAGAGCACTCCCTCCACCACCGTCTATTCAAGATGAAGACGAGAGTGAAAAGAATGCCCTGTGGTCTGAAACGAAACCTTCTACTGGGGCAGATTCAGTGCAGAAGAGGAAGGGTAAAAAAGGGAAGAGTAGAGGAGGCGATGATGCCGGTGATACCAGAGCAGAGTCTGAAAACAAAGATGATCTCCTTCAGGAGTATCAGCGACAGATTATGCAGGAGGAGCAAGCGGCTATACAGAAACCCCAACATAAGAAACCGAGTGAAAGGCTTCAAGAAGTAGTCGTGTTAAACAATGAAtttgaaaagaagaagaaaaagaggaatctgaaagaaagtaaaaaagatgAAAG tgaACTTCCCTCGTCAAGTCACCAAAATCGGATGGATTTAGCAGCTGATAAAACTAAATCAAAGGATGACTTTCAAAAGGATATCTCAGAGGAGGAGAAAGAAGACATAGTCAAGCCTataggcaaaaagaaaaagaagagaaagcaAG ACGTAACAGTAGAGGACAATCAGGCAGAAGTGGATGCACTCCCTCGTCAAGCCTTTGATGACAGCCTGGTGCTGGGAGTTTATGTTCACCGTACAGACCGACTCAAGACGGACCTTCTGGTGTCCCATCCCATGGTCAAAGTCCATGTTGTGGATGAAATAACTGGACAGTATGTCAAGAAAGAGGACTG CCATCGTCGAGTGTCTTCCTTTTACGAACAGGAGAATGTCGAGCATGTCCTTCCCATTATAACTCAGCCTTTTGACTTTAAGAAACAGAAGTCAATCGTTCCTGAGTGGGAGGAGCAGATCATCTTTAATGAGCGCTTCAGTTATTTTATCCAACAGAATGATGAAGCTCCAAAGGTCATCCTTTTTTTCGAG atacTTGAATTCATGAGCATGGAGGAAGCAAAGGCAAATGCCTCAGCTGACTTAAGCGAGCGAGGATTTCGCAAGATTGCTTGGGCTTTTTTGAAG cTTGTTGGGACCAATGGTGTGCTGAATGTTAGCAGCAAACTGCGCCTCCAGCTGTACAGCCCTCCACCAAGAGCTAGGAAGACTCCCCAAACACTCGAGGTGTTTCAGTGGTGGTCGAAATACCCCTGGAACAGATATGCCTCCACTCTTTATGTCACAGTGAAAGGCCTCAAACTACCAGAACAT GTGGACCCCAGCATACGCTCAATGATGGCTCTGCAGCAGGAGAGGGGCAGCACCTCATACACTGAGCTCCACTCTGAACTGGCTCAGAACACTTTCACCCAGCTGTTGGAGAGCAAAGCAGATGCCATAAAATGGAGCCGGCTGCCTGGACAG GTGTGTCGTATCCCAAACAAGCCGATGCTGTCATTCCGTGGAGGTCAGATGGGCTGCTTCACTCTATGTTTCTCTCATGAGGGCAGGGTCATGGCTGCTGCTTGTGCAGACAGAGATGCGTTCCCCGTTATAG tGTATGAAATCCCCTCAGGCAAAGTCCTAGCATCGTTTAATGGCCACCTCAGTATCGTCTATGATCTCTGCTGGAGCAGAGATGACGCATGTCTTCTGTCGGCATCCTCCGACGGAACAGTCAG AGTGTGGAACGTTGAAAGACTGCAGGGACTTGCTCAGAAGATCCTCCCCCACCCATCGTTTGTATACACTGCCCAATATCACCCTCAGGCCCAAAGCCTGGTGGTAACAGGGGGCTATGACGGTCTGCTTCGAGTCTGGAATTTAGATGTTAGAGACGTGAATGGACAACTCCTGCAAGAGTTTGAGGGACACAAGACTTTCATCAATGCACTGTGTTTTGATAGTGAAG GGAGCAGGATGTTTTCTGGAGACAATGCTGGCCTAATAATTGTATGGAGTACCAAAGTAGAGGATGGACCATGGCATGCAGCAGCATGTTTGTGGAAAATTGACAAA GAAATAAAGGAAAGTGAACTGAACGGAATTCCTATCAGCTCACTAGAAGTCCATCCAAATGGACGGCGTCTTCTGATCCATGCCAAGGACAGTGTTTTGCGAGTGATGGATTTGAGAAT CTTTgctataaagaaatatataggTGCCACAAATTACAGGGAGAGGATCAATAGTACCTTTACACCATGTGGAAACTTTATCTTCTCAGGCAGTGAGGATGGACTTGCCTATGTGTGGAACGCTGAGACTG GTGATCAAGTGGCGATGTACTCAGAGCTGTGCTACCCGACTGCTCTCCGTGGAGTGGCTTTCCATCCTCATGAGCACTTGGTGGCGTTTTGTGCCTTTGGGCAAAATCAACCAATTCAGTTATACGTGTATGACCGAAAAG TTACTCAGTTGGAGCTGGAGAGTATAAAAGTGCCGAACAGGTCTGACGCTGCTGTGAGTAAAACATTGAGGAATCAGACCGAGACTCTTGCGCTCCAGGATTCTTCAGCTTCTGGGGTGGACCGATTCGCCAGTGCTGCTCGCGTGTCCCTTAAGATGCAGCGCGTTAAACAGAAATTAGACTCAGTTCTG GAGCCACATCACAGTACCTCTGGCACGGAGTACCTCTATGAACATG GCAGCATGTCTCAGTTGGGGCGGGGCTCATTCCAAGAG GGTCTGCATACGTCTCTCCCTGCTCCATCTCTGCTGTCTCCTCACTCCAACCTGCAGCTGTCCAGCTCACTTGGTGCTCAGCTAATTCCTCAGGCCACGCTCAGCTCACAAACAT TTGGCGCCACTGCTTTCGGGCATTCCATTAGAAGAATACCATCAGTAAAGCAAAGG AGTCTACCAGATCATGAATTTCAATTACAAGTTGAGGCCGATATTGAACAAGCCCAGCAGACG GTTGTGACCCTGTACGACTACAAGGCCAATCGTTCAGATGAGCTGACATTACGGCGCGGTGATGTGATCCATGTGCTGCACAAAGACAATGACAACTGGTGGTTCGGATACTTAGCCAGTGGACATCGGGGCTACTTCCCAGCTGCCTATGTGGCTGATCAAA AGGGATTTGATGAAGACCTCTCACGGGCAATAGAGGCACAACCTGGACCCTCTGAGCAAATAAATCAAGGAGTTAACAGAGTCCCATCCAGCAAG TTGTCTGCAGCTGTCAGTTCATCTGGAGAGCTGAAGATCATTTCTGAGCAGGACACTGATGCTGAAGCATCTTCTGTCAA aactaaaaagaaaaagaagaaggtgAAGAAAAGTGAGCTTTCTTGTGATCTTCCACCAACCCCATCAGCAGATCCTGACACTTCTGGAGCTTCTACCAGGAAAAAGAGACCTCTTCCCCAATTAGGACAAACCCACAGATCTTTCAAATTTGATGCTACGAATCAGGAGCAAGTGTCAGATCGGGGTGACAATTAA
- the lft2 gene encoding lefty2: protein MALLVHLLLCAALIALAQTYSTENMKEAILQKLGLTELPRIQKRDLENLVVPNHIKSKYLSMLKLHHSRRRRSLPSLAGILRRIHGDTDITGEIKYSDMTRQHLVFDMETRLKENSEVAMAELKLYQTAPRKMPVTEKKKHRPVNHARVSIYWVCSESNHTSLVDSRLVPVNEVGLRSFDVTQAVQYWSKSLTKSPLHLEVRIEGERPGSHAAEMAKRVRFTTQTGLDQTAGTPELVLYTLNLEEYGSLGDCKRGADNQACCREEHYINFREVTWAQYWILEPAGYQAFRCTGGCKQPKRNYGYGPRSCSVVESAPLPVMYLLKKGDYTQIEVAEFPNMIVEKCGCSMDKISTV from the exons ATGGCTCTCCTCGTCCACCTGCTGCTCTGTGCAGCGCTCATCGCTCTGGCGCAAACTTACTCCACTGAAAACATGAAGGAGGCGATTCTACAGAAACTCGGACTAACAGAGCTGCCCAGGATCCAGAAGAGAGATTTAGAAAACCTGGTGGTTCCGAATCACATCAAGAGCAAGTATCTGTCCATGCTGAAACTGCACCACTCTCGGAGGCGAAGGTCTCTGCCCAGTTTGGCGGGAATCCTCAGGCGTATCCATGGTGATACAG ATATCACAGGAGAAATTAAATACTCAGACATGACTCGACAACATCTAGTGTTTGACATGGAGACACGACTGAAAGAAAACAGTGAGGTGGCCATGGCAGAGCTCAAACTTTACCAGACCGCTCCGCGTAAGATGCCTGTGACCGAGAAGAAGAAGCACAGACCTGTCAATCATGCCCGAGTGAGCATATACTGGGTGTGCAGCGAGTCCAACCATACCTCACTGGTAGACTCAAG GTTGGTGCCAGTGAACGAGGTCGGCTTGAGGAGTTTTGACGTGACCCAGGCGGTTCAATATTGGTCCAAGTCACTGACCAAAAGCCCACTGCATTTGGAGGTGCGGATCGAAGGAGAGAGGCCTGGGAGTCATGCAGCCGAAATGGCAAAGCGGGTGCGATTCACCACGCAGACCGGACTCGACCAGACTGCAGGGACACCTGAACTCGTGCTGTACACCTTGAACTTGGAGGAATATGG GTCCTTGGGTGACTGCAAGCGCGGCGCGGACAATCAGGCGTGCTGTCGAGAGGAGCATTACATCAACTTCCGAGAAGTAACGTGGGCGCAGTACTGGATCCTAGAGCCCGCCGGATACCAGGCATTCCGCTGCACGGGAGGATGTAAGCAGCCAAAGCGTAATTACGGCTACGGACCAAGATCCTGCTCAGTAGTCGAAAGCGCACCTCTGCCGGTTATGTACCTGCTGAAGAAAGGGGACTACACTCAGATCGAAGTGGCCGAATTTCCCAACATGATCGTTGAGAAGTGCGGATGTTCCATGGACAAGATATCCACAGTTTAA